The following is a genomic window from Thermoplasmata archaeon.
CCCTATGGTGGTGGTAAGGGTGGCGTCATCTGTGATCCAAAGAAGATGTCAAAGAGAGAACTAGAGCAGCTTTCAAGAGGTTACGTGAGAGCTGTTGCTCAGATAATCGGCGATGAGAAAGACATCCCTGCACCAGATGTCTATACTACCCCTGAGATTATGGCATGGATGATGGACGAATACTCAAAGATAAAGCAGTACAATGTGCCTGGTGTGTTTACCGGCAAACCCATAGTAATCGGTGGCTCCGCGGGTAGAGGAGATGCTACAGCAAGAGGTGGGTCCTATTGCATCAGAGAGGCTGCAAAAGCTCTAAAGATAAACCTGAAGGGTGCAAATGTAGCCATCCAGGGTTTCGGAAATGCCGGGCAATTTGCAATGAAAATTTTGTCTGAAGAGTACGGCTGCAAGATAATTGCAGTAAGCGATTCTAAGGGTGGAATTTACAACGAAAAGGGACTGGATTACACCAAGGTGATGGAGCACAAGGAGAAGACAGGCAGTGTTGTTGATTTCAAGGGTGCGAAGAATATTACAAACCAGGAACTGCTAGAACTTGAGTGCGACATCCTCGTACCTGCAGCACTGGAAAACCAGATTACTGCTAAAAATGCAGGAAAGATAAAGGCGAAGATTGTAGCTGAACTCGCAAACGGACCTACAACCCCAGAAGCTGATGAAATTCTCTACAAGAACAAGGTTTTCGTGATTCCTGACTTCCTCTGCAATGCAGGTGGTGTTACCGTCTCCTACTTCGAATGGGTCCAGAACATAAACGGATATTACTGGACTGAGAAGGAAGTCCACGAGAAACTTGACAGAATCATGACAGAGGCATTCCACGCGGTTTACGAGATGTCACAAAAGGAGAAGGTGCACATGCGTTTGGCCGCCTACATGGTAGCAGTGAAGCGCGTGGCTGACGCAGTCAAAGCCAGAGGCTGGGTATAAGCTAAACCCTTTCTATCACTTTTTTTCCGTTTTTTTGTGGTATAATCACAATTTTTCCCTGAAATTGTTTTTTTAAGCCAGTGCCATGAAGAAATCTATCCAAAAATACAGCAAGTGCAGCCACCTCTGAATGCGGTTGATTCCCCACCGCTACATTGTGGTGAGCAAGTTTATACACTTCTCCAGGAACCTTCTCTGCACCCACAACAACGAGCAAATCCGCATTGCCAGGAATTTCTTTCAAGGCATCATCAATGTGAATGCCATACATCGTAAGATGCACAACAACTCCATCCCAGTTTTTTATTACTTGCCTCCAGCTCTCAGCAAGCTCCACTTTAAATGGTCCTCCAAATCTCTCAGTAACTGCATCCACTGTTGCCTTAATTTTTTCGTCAGGAGGCGTTATATACACTACATCAGCACCACAAGCTCTTGCAGTCAGACATACATGGGTTGTAACTCTGGCATCGCGTCTTGGTCTATGGCCTAACCGAAGAACAGCGATCATATCTGGACCACTTCAATTCTGTGTCCTTTATAATCTAGTTTAAGCGACCTCCTGACGAGACCCTTTAGGAATGTTGGTGAGATATTCAATTTCTCGGCTACATCTCCTGCAAACATGCCACTTGCTCCCACTAGGTCTATCACCTTTTCCTCCCACTTTCGGAACTCGGCTTCGCTCATTCCAGCCACATAAATTACATCAATCATTTCTTTTATGGGTGCGCTGCAGTTTATGCTAAATGCTGAATAGTATGTGTGGTATGCTTTCTCTGTCTTACCTTCTTTCGTGGTTTGCCACCTTGTCTCTATGAGTTTCAGTTTCTCAAAAAATTTTAGAACCTTCACACCCTCCTTCCCAAACTTCTCTTCAATCTCCTTCTCAGTCCTCCAGTTATCTGAAAGATCCCTGTATAGGTTTGCTTTCAGATCTGTGTCTATGGCTCGAAATACATTCACCAGTTCCCCAATGTCGTTAATTACTTTTACTCGAGTCATGGTTTCGGGAAGGGTAATACACTCTTGGGATAAAATCTTTTTTACAAGTTTAGCTGATTTCTTTTCCGAATGACATAAAAAAAAGTTTTATTTAGTGGTGTGAACTACCAGCAAATATGTCATTGATGAAAGAAGCTGCCCACAGGGTGACAGATGAAATTCTAGCTGTGGCAAGGTCAGAAAATATCGAAGCAGAGAAACTACGAAAGCTTGTGGCAAGTGGTAAGGTTGTAATCCCCTGCAACCCTGTAAGGCAACATACACTTAAAGGGATTGGTGAAGGGCTGAGCATAAAGGTGAATGTGAACATTGGCACATCTAAAGACCATGTGGATTTGAACGAGGAATTTGCAAAGGTGGAAGTTGCTGAAAAATATGGTGCAGACGCCCTGATGGACTTAAGCACTGGAGGGGACATCAACGCAATTCGAAAGGAAATTCGTAAAAAATGCAATTTACCTATGGGCAGTGTTCCGATATACCAGGTAGGAGTGGAATGTGCAAGAAAAAGTGCAATCGTAAACATGAGCGAGGATGACATTTTCAACAGCATTGAAGCCCATGCAAAGGACGGTATTGACTTCATGACTGTGCATTGTGGCGTGACAAGGGAAAGCGTGGAAAAACTTCGCCAAGCAGATAGAGTTACTGGCGTTGTTAGCAGAGGCGGTGCCTTCCTCGTTGCCTGGATTCTCCACAACCAGAAGGAAAACCCGCTTTATGAAAACTTCGATTATTTGCTAGAACTTGCTGAAAAGTATGAGTTCACACTGAGCTTGGGAGATGGTTTAAGACCTGGAAGTATTGCGGATGCAAGTGATGCGCCACAAATTCAGGAATTGGTAATCCTGAGCAAACTTGTGCACAGGGCAAGGGCAAAGGGAGTGCAGGCAATGGTTGAGGGTCCTGGCCATGTGCCGCTTAACCAGATTGAGGCAAATGTGAGAATTGAGAAAAATCTTACAGATGGGGCTCCATTCTATGTGCTTGGACCCATTGTGACTGATGTGGCACCCGGCTATGACCATATCACGGCAGCAATTGGTGGTGCCTTAGCTGGATATTTTGGTGCAGATTTTCTCTGCTATGTCACGCCTTCTGAACATTTAGCTCTGCCCACAGTTGAAGATGTGAAGGAAGGTTTGATTGCATCCAGAATTGCTGCTCATGCTGCTGAGATTGCTAAAGGGAGAGGTTTGGAATGGGACAGAAAAATGAGTGAAAAGAGGTATGCGCTGGACTGGGAAGCGATGTTTCAACTTGCAATTGATAGGGAGAAGGCAGAGAAATACAGAAAAAATAGAGCACCGACAGAACAAAAAACCTGCACGATGTGTGGCGATGTCTGTGCGATGAAAATTGTGAGCGAATTTTTAGGAAAATCAAATATAGATTACTGCTGAATCAATTTTTTGTAGGCATTTGCGTCTAGCAGGCCATTTGTCTCTGAGGGATTTGTCATCTCAATAACTGCAAGCCAGCCCTTACCATAAGGGTCCTTGTTGATGTTTTCAAGTTCATTTTTGAGTCCTTCGTTGAGTTCCACAACTTTACCTGACACTGGTGCATATACCTCATTTGAGGACTTCACAGAATCAAGGACGATGATTGCCTTTCCTTTTTCTACAACTGTTCCTGGCTCAACAGCAAAATCAATGTTCACTATTTCAGTGAGGGCTTCCTGGGCATAATCAGTTATTCCCATCCTTGCATTCTTTCCTTCAACCTTCACCCATTCATGGCTTTCCGTGTAAAGCAAATCCTCTGGAACATTTGACATGGCAATTACCTCAATCGCCTGAAAGGAGATGAGGATTATAAGGGTTATGGATGTTCAGAGTGGGGTGTATTATCAACATTCTTCGTTGTCCCACTTCCCGTCATCGTGATTGGCTCTCCAGAAGTTGTAACAGATTTCACTGTGAACTGGTATAGTGTCGATAACTTCAAATCGGTTACCCATGCCGTATGTGTCTTCCCATCAAAGCTCATTGTGGCAGTTACTCTTTGCCAGCCATCACAACCTTGCTACCAGAAGCGGCTACATTCTTTCTCCACACGACTACAACCTCACCAGGCTCCTTGTAATTCGTTGCCATTCCAATGCCTCGCTCATCACCATAACGGCTAAATCCTATATAAACTTCACCGAAATAGCCCGTGGCTATTGCCGGCTCAAAGAGACCAAGTAGTGGGTGCTGGTATTTGTCCATAATTAGTTCGCTGTATGTAATGTCTGTTTTTATTCTCTGCATTTCACCCATCTGTCTCAGTCCTGCATCGAAACTTGCATAGTTCAGCATGGAATACCAGTCGTCATAGTCACGCCAGACCACATGCAATTTCTTCTCTGTCTTTGGCATTCTAAAAGGCAGTTGCCAGATGCCTGGTGCAATAGCAAGGACATCAATTGCGTCTGTATTGCTCATGCTGAGCAAGGCTGTGGTGTTTCCAACCATGCCATAGACCTGGTAATTCCCGCTCCCGTTGTCAGCCCAGAAATAATACTGTTTTCCTTCCCATACAACAAAATCAAACCCCATCTTCCAGCTCCCATTTGTTTCTCGCACTTTGCCCGCATTCCAGGTTGTGTTGTTCTTCTCAGCCAGATAAATCCAGCCATTGTAATTTCTAATGCCAATCAACTCTCTGCCCGCAAAATATCCCCGTGCCAGTCCATACAGCGGCTTTCCTTCCTGTGTGTAAATTTCCGCTGTGGTGTTGTTTTCCCAGACCCTCAGTGTGCCACCGCTTTTCAACGATGCTTTCAGATGCCAGAGCGAGGGCGTTGTATTCACCGCTGGAGTTGTAAGGGCTACCTTGCAGTAAACTGCCTTCCACTCAACGCTCTTCTCAATTCCATTCCCAACCTCTTCCCAGCTCACATTGTCCTCGCTCACATACACTTTACCGCTCCCTTCCCAGCTTAGATTGATTGCTAAAATTTCCGTCTCCGCTTCAAACAATTTTGCTGTGTATTCCCCTGCCTTGTAATAATGCTCCACATACTCTATTTTCGGCACCGCTGTAGTGATCTCTTCAACCTTGAGCTCGTCAATGTAAAACTCTGCCCAGTTTGCTTCCTTGTGCAACCAGTCCTCACCAATCC
Proteins encoded in this region:
- a CDS encoding Glu/Leu/Phe/Val dehydrogenase — protein: MAEELNPFKIAQKQLDLCAEKLKLEPAVHQFLREPMRTLIVSIPVKMDDGETKVFTGFRVQYNDARGPTKGGIRFHPEETLDTVKALAAWMTWKCAVVNIPYGGGKGGVICDPKKMSKRELEQLSRGYVRAVAQIIGDEKDIPAPDVYTTPEIMAWMMDEYSKIKQYNVPGVFTGKPIVIGGSAGRGDATARGGSYCIREAAKALKINLKGANVAIQGFGNAGQFAMKILSEEYGCKIIAVSDSKGGIYNEKGLDYTKVMEHKEKTGSVVDFKGAKNITNQELLELECDILVPAALENQITAKNAGKIKAKIVAELANGPTTPEADEILYKNKVFVIPDFLCNAGGVTVSYFEWVQNINGYYWTEKEVHEKLDRIMTEAFHAVYEMSQKEKVHMRLAAYMVAVKRVADAVKARGWV
- a CDS encoding tRNA (cytidine(56)-2'-O)-methyltransferase; the encoded protein is MIAVLRLGHRPRRDARVTTHVCLTARACGADVVYITPPDEKIKATVDAVTERFGGPFKVELAESWRQVIKNWDGVVVHLTMYGIHIDDALKEIPGNADLLVVVGAEKVPGEVYKLAHHNVAVGNQPHSEVAALAVFLDRFLHGTGLKKQFQGKIVIIPQKNGKKVIERV
- a CDS encoding ArsR family transcriptional regulator translates to MTRVKVINDIGELVNVFRAIDTDLKANLYRDLSDNWRTEKEIEEKFGKEGVKVLKFFEKLKLIETRWQTTKEGKTEKAYHTYYSAFSINCSAPIKEMIDVIYVAGMSEAEFRKWEEKVIDLVGASGMFAGDVAEKLNISPTFLKGLVRRSLKLDYKGHRIEVVQI
- the thiC gene encoding phosphomethylpyrimidine synthase ThiC, which translates into the protein MSLMKEAAHRVTDEILAVARSENIEAEKLRKLVASGKVVIPCNPVRQHTLKGIGEGLSIKVNVNIGTSKDHVDLNEEFAKVEVAEKYGADALMDLSTGGDINAIRKEIRKKCNLPMGSVPIYQVGVECARKSAIVNMSEDDIFNSIEAHAKDGIDFMTVHCGVTRESVEKLRQADRVTGVVSRGGAFLVAWILHNQKENPLYENFDYLLELAEKYEFTLSLGDGLRPGSIADASDAPQIQELVILSKLVHRARAKGVQAMVEGPGHVPLNQIEANVRIEKNLTDGAPFYVLGPIVTDVAPGYDHITAAIGGALAGYFGADFLCYVTPSEHLALPTVEDVKEGLIASRIAAHAAEIAKGRGLEWDRKMSEKRYALDWEAMFQLAIDREKAEKYRKNRAPTEQKTCTMCGDVCAMKIVSEFLGKSNIDYC
- the gcvH gene encoding glycine cleavage system protein GcvH, which encodes MSNVPEDLLYTESHEWVKVEGKNARMGITDYAQEALTEIVNIDFAVEPGTVVEKGKAIIVLDSVKSSNEVYAPVSGKVVELNEGLKNELENINKDPYGKGWLAVIEMTNPSETNGLLDANAYKKLIQQ